A genomic segment from Anaeromyxobacter sp. encodes:
- the mazG gene encoding nucleoside triphosphate pyrophosphohydrolase translates to MSRASESIERLLSIMHRLRAPGGCPWDREQTLASLRPYALEETYEVLEAIDAGDVAGHREELGDLLLQIVFQAELRQEEGAFEFADVADAISDKLVSRHPHVFGDGHVKDAEGVLRQWATLKREERLKKGAGKSVLEGVPRQMPALARADRLTEKASRIGFDWPDAAGARAKVAEEIGELDEAIAAGGRAEIEHELGDALFALANLGRKLGVAPEEALRATVGRFVARFTFVEDELARRGVPHGGATLAEMDGLWDEAKRLERQAKSAASAPSGEVPPPPGKDGG, encoded by the coding sequence ATGTCGCGAGCCTCCGAGTCCATCGAGCGCCTGCTCTCCATCATGCACCGCCTGCGCGCCCCGGGCGGCTGCCCCTGGGACCGCGAGCAGACCCTGGCCTCGCTGCGCCCCTACGCCCTCGAGGAGACCTACGAGGTGCTGGAGGCCATCGACGCCGGCGACGTGGCGGGCCACCGCGAGGAGCTCGGCGACCTGCTGCTGCAGATCGTCTTCCAGGCCGAGCTCCGCCAGGAGGAGGGGGCCTTCGAGTTCGCCGACGTGGCCGACGCCATCTCGGACAAGCTGGTGTCGCGCCACCCGCACGTCTTCGGCGACGGCCACGTCAAGGACGCCGAGGGCGTCCTGCGGCAGTGGGCCACCCTGAAGCGAGAGGAGCGGCTGAAGAAGGGCGCCGGCAAGAGCGTGCTGGAGGGCGTGCCCCGCCAGATGCCGGCCCTGGCGCGGGCCGACCGGCTCACCGAGAAGGCCAGCCGCATCGGCTTCGACTGGCCCGACGCGGCCGGGGCGCGCGCCAAGGTGGCCGAGGAGATCGGCGAGCTGGACGAGGCCATCGCCGCCGGCGGCCGCGCCGAGATCGAGCACGAGCTGGGAGACGCCCTGTTCGCCCTGGCCAACCTGGGCCGCAAGCTGGGCGTGGCCCCCGAGGAGGCGCTCCGGGCCACGGTGGGCCGCTTCGTGGCCCGCTTCACCTTCGTGGAGGACGAGCTGGCGCGCCGCGGCGTGCCGCATGGCGGCGCCACGCTGGCCGAGATGGACGGACTCTGGGACGAGGCGAAGCGTTTGGAGCGTCAAGCGAAATCGGCCGCTTCCGCCCCGTCAGGAGAGGTACCCCCGCCGCCGGGGAAAGATGGTGGATAA
- the rpsT gene encoding 30S ribosomal protein S20 produces MANTASATKRNRQAQKRRARNVQVRTGMKSAVKKVREAIEKGDGATAKTLLHAAERTIGKASSKGVVHKNAASRKIGRLAHAVAKLAAPKA; encoded by the coding sequence TTGGCGAACACCGCATCAGCCACGAAGCGCAACCGGCAGGCGCAGAAGCGTCGCGCCCGCAACGTCCAGGTCCGCACCGGCATGAAGAGTGCCGTCAAGAAGGTCCGCGAGGCCATCGAGAAGGGCGACGGCGCCACCGCCAAGACCCTGCTGCATGCCGCGGAGCGGACCATCGGCAAGGCCTCCTCCAAGGGCGTGGTCCACAAGAACGCCGCCTCCCGGAAGATCGGGCGCCTGGCCCACGCGGTGGCGAAGCTCGCCGCGCCCAAGGCCTAG
- a CDS encoding leucine--tRNA ligase has translation MSMNERYEPLEIEGRWQRRWEEAGTFRAGRHPQAEPRYVLEMFPYPSGAMHMGHARVYTIGDALARYLRMRGHDVLHPIGFDALGLPAENAAIKDGRHPAERTAENIVSFRAEMKRMGYAFDWEREVVTSDPSYYRWNQWFFVKMLEKGIVYRRQGKANWCTGCLTVIANEQVVDDNLCERCSSPVLEKVIPEWAFRITAYAERLLAGLDGLTAWPERITTMQRNWIGKSTGAEADFALVGGAASIKVFTTRLDTIYGCTYVVLAPEHPLVAQVTTPAQRAEVEAFVARMRKTEAVERTGEGAPKEGVFTGALAVNPFTGEQVPVWIANFVLAEYGTGAVMSVPAHDQRDFEFARKYALPIRTVIQPAAGERVPAGDQLQAATTEDGVTEASGPFTGLPSAEARARMGAHAAAGGFGQATVRWHLRDWGFSRQRYWGTPIPIIHCERHGAVPVPLDQLPVKLPPQALITGTGEPPLAKVPEFVDTTCPTCGGPARRETETMDTFVDSAWYYARYLSPKDATQPFDPAMARRWLPIDVYVGGPEHAVMHLLYFRFWHHVMHELGLVQEPEPCQRLVTQGIVNGPDGRKMSKRWNNVVAPGYMVDKFGADTVRMFMLFAAPPEKDIDWSDEQVDGLFRFLTRVWRLFVARQASFGAPEAALAQAAGPWLELRRRTHRTIKRVSEGMEGDLKFNTAIAALMELVNELQGLEPAADAERAAVREALLALATLMGPFAPHAAEELWHEVLGPAAGARLLADEPWPAFDAALCLSDTVTVAVQVNGKLRGTVSVAATAGEAEVRAAAEADEKVAGYLAGKVVKKVVFVPKRLLNYVVAG, from the coding sequence ATGAGCATGAACGAGCGCTACGAACCGCTGGAGATCGAGGGCCGCTGGCAGCGCCGATGGGAGGAGGCCGGCACCTTCCGCGCCGGCCGGCACCCCCAGGCCGAGCCGCGCTACGTCCTGGAGATGTTCCCGTACCCCTCGGGCGCCATGCACATGGGGCACGCGCGGGTCTACACCATCGGCGACGCCCTGGCCCGCTACCTGCGCATGCGCGGCCACGACGTGCTGCACCCCATCGGCTTCGACGCCCTGGGCCTGCCGGCCGAGAACGCCGCCATCAAGGACGGCCGCCACCCGGCCGAGCGCACCGCCGAGAACATCGTCTCGTTCCGCGCCGAGATGAAGCGCATGGGCTACGCCTTCGACTGGGAGCGCGAGGTGGTGACGTCCGACCCCTCGTACTACCGGTGGAACCAGTGGTTCTTCGTCAAGATGCTGGAGAAGGGGATCGTCTACCGTCGCCAGGGCAAGGCCAACTGGTGCACCGGCTGCCTGACGGTCATCGCCAACGAGCAGGTGGTGGACGACAACCTGTGCGAGCGCTGCAGCTCGCCGGTGCTGGAGAAGGTCATCCCGGAGTGGGCCTTCCGCATCACCGCCTACGCCGAGCGGCTGCTGGCCGGGCTCGACGGGCTGACCGCCTGGCCCGAGCGCATCACCACCATGCAGCGCAACTGGATCGGCAAGAGCACCGGGGCCGAGGCCGACTTCGCGCTGGTGGGCGGCGCGGCCAGCATCAAGGTCTTCACCACCCGCCTCGACACCATCTACGGCTGCACCTACGTGGTGCTGGCGCCGGAGCACCCGCTGGTGGCCCAGGTCACCACCCCGGCGCAGCGCGCCGAGGTGGAGGCCTTCGTGGCCCGCATGCGCAAGACCGAGGCGGTGGAGCGGACCGGGGAGGGGGCGCCCAAGGAGGGCGTCTTCACCGGCGCCCTGGCCGTCAACCCCTTCACCGGGGAGCAGGTGCCGGTCTGGATCGCCAACTTCGTGCTGGCCGAGTACGGCACCGGCGCGGTCATGAGCGTGCCGGCCCACGACCAGCGCGACTTCGAGTTCGCCAGGAAGTACGCCCTGCCCATCCGCACGGTCATCCAGCCCGCGGCCGGGGAGCGCGTCCCGGCCGGCGACCAGCTGCAGGCCGCCACCACCGAGGACGGCGTCACCGAGGCCTCCGGCCCCTTCACCGGCCTGCCCTCGGCCGAGGCGCGGGCTCGCATGGGCGCCCACGCCGCCGCCGGCGGCTTCGGCCAGGCCACGGTGCGCTGGCACCTGCGCGACTGGGGCTTCTCGCGGCAGCGCTACTGGGGCACCCCCATCCCCATCATCCACTGCGAACGGCACGGGGCCGTCCCGGTGCCGCTGGACCAGCTGCCGGTCAAGCTGCCGCCGCAGGCCCTCATCACCGGCACCGGCGAGCCGCCGCTCGCCAAGGTGCCCGAGTTCGTCGACACCACCTGCCCCACCTGTGGTGGGCCGGCGCGGCGCGAGACCGAGACGATGGACACCTTCGTCGACTCGGCCTGGTACTACGCGCGCTACCTCTCGCCGAAGGACGCGACGCAGCCGTTCGACCCGGCCATGGCGCGCCGCTGGCTGCCCATCGACGTGTACGTGGGCGGCCCCGAGCACGCCGTGATGCACCTGCTCTACTTCCGGTTCTGGCACCACGTGATGCACGAGCTCGGCCTGGTTCAGGAGCCGGAGCCCTGCCAGCGGCTGGTCACCCAGGGCATCGTCAACGGGCCGGACGGCCGCAAGATGTCGAAGCGCTGGAACAACGTGGTGGCGCCCGGCTACATGGTGGACAAGTTCGGCGCCGACACGGTCCGCATGTTCATGCTCTTCGCCGCCCCGCCGGAGAAGGACATCGACTGGTCCGACGAGCAGGTGGACGGCCTGTTCCGCTTCCTGACCCGCGTCTGGCGGCTCTTCGTGGCCCGGCAGGCCAGCTTCGGCGCGCCGGAGGCCGCCCTGGCGCAGGCGGCCGGGCCCTGGCTCGAGCTGCGGCGGCGCACCCACCGGACCATCAAGCGCGTCTCGGAGGGCATGGAGGGCGACCTCAAGTTCAACACCGCCATCGCCGCCCTGATGGAGCTGGTGAACGAGCTGCAGGGGCTGGAGCCCGCCGCCGACGCCGAGCGCGCCGCGGTGCGCGAGGCGCTGCTGGCGCTGGCGACGCTCATGGGCCCGTTCGCCCCGCACGCCGCCGAGGAGCTCTGGCACGAGGTGCTGGGCCCCGCCGCGGGGGCGCGGCTGCTGGCCGACGAGCCCTGGCCGGCCTTCGACGCCGCGCTCTGCCTGTCCGACACCGTGACGGTGGCGGTGCAGGTGAACGGCAAGCTGCGCGGCACGGTGAGCGTGGCGGCCACCGCCGGCGAGGCCGAGGTGCGGGCCGCCGCCGAGGCCGACGAGAAGGTGGCCGGGTACCTGGCCGGCAAGGTGGTCAAGAAGGTGGTCTTCGTGCCGAAGCGGCTCCTCAACTACGTGGTGGCGGGGTAG
- a CDS encoding FAD-dependent oxidoreductase, which translates to MRVAIIGSGPGGFYAAEQLLKRTEVAAEVDLFDRLPTPYGLVRGGVAPDHQKIKAVTRVFAGTAARPSFRFLGNVRLGTDLTVADLARHYHQVIYATGNEADRRLGIPGEGITRCTPATVFVGWYNGHPDYRAARFDFSAERVAVVGNGNVAVDVARILLRSPAELARTDMAAHALEALRQSRVRQVFLLGRRGPAQAAFTSGELEELGKLEEADPVVDPADLEGLDAKDANLDLLRQFAARPLRPGAKQIHFRFLRSPTEVLAGQDGGVAGLVLERNRLEPRPDGAPAARGTGETERLEVDMVLPAVGYAADPIPGVPHDEERRVIANQDGRVVDPVTRQVIPHQYVVGWARTGPQGLIGEHKRGSGQVVAHLVADAAGLEARELPPRQAIDELLRQRGVRPVTFSDWSRLDQVEVERGARRGAPRDKIVDVQAMLELLGG; encoded by the coding sequence ATGCGCGTCGCCATCATCGGCTCCGGACCCGGCGGGTTCTACGCCGCCGAGCAGCTCCTCAAGCGGACGGAGGTGGCCGCCGAGGTCGACCTCTTCGACCGGCTGCCCACGCCCTACGGGCTGGTGCGCGGCGGGGTGGCCCCCGACCACCAGAAGATCAAGGCGGTGACCCGCGTCTTCGCCGGCACCGCGGCCCGCCCGAGCTTCCGCTTCCTCGGGAACGTGCGGCTCGGCACGGACCTCACGGTCGCGGACCTGGCCCGCCACTACCACCAGGTGATCTACGCCACCGGCAACGAGGCCGACCGCCGCCTCGGCATCCCGGGCGAGGGGATCACCCGCTGCACGCCGGCCACGGTCTTCGTCGGCTGGTACAACGGCCACCCGGACTACCGCGCAGCCCGCTTCGACTTCTCGGCGGAGCGCGTGGCGGTGGTGGGCAACGGCAACGTGGCCGTGGACGTGGCCCGCATCCTGCTGCGGTCGCCGGCCGAGCTGGCCCGGACCGACATGGCCGCGCACGCCCTGGAGGCGCTCCGGCAGAGCCGGGTGCGCCAGGTGTTCCTGCTGGGACGGCGTGGCCCGGCCCAGGCGGCCTTCACGTCGGGCGAGCTGGAGGAGCTGGGCAAGCTGGAGGAGGCCGACCCGGTGGTCGACCCGGCCGACCTCGAGGGGCTGGACGCGAAGGACGCCAACCTGGACCTGCTCCGCCAGTTCGCGGCGCGGCCGCTGCGGCCGGGGGCGAAGCAGATCCACTTCCGCTTCCTCCGCTCCCCCACCGAGGTGCTGGCCGGCCAGGACGGCGGCGTGGCCGGGCTGGTGCTGGAGCGGAACCGGCTGGAGCCGCGGCCAGACGGGGCGCCAGCCGCCCGTGGCACCGGCGAGACCGAGCGGCTGGAGGTGGACATGGTGCTGCCGGCGGTGGGCTACGCCGCCGACCCCATCCCCGGCGTGCCCCACGACGAGGAGCGGCGGGTCATCGCCAACCAGGACGGCAGGGTGGTCGACCCGGTGACGCGCCAGGTGATCCCCCACCAGTACGTGGTGGGCTGGGCCCGCACCGGGCCGCAGGGGCTCATCGGCGAGCACAAGCGGGGCTCGGGCCAGGTGGTGGCCCACCTGGTGGCGGACGCGGCGGGCCTGGAGGCGCGGGAGCTCCCGCCGCGCCAGGCCATCGACGAGCTCCTGCGGCAGCGCGGCGTGCGGCCGGTCACCTTCTCCGACTGGAGCCGGCTCGACCAGGTGGAGGTGGAGCGCGGCGCCCGCCGCGGCGCCCCGCGCGACAAGATCGTCGACGTCCAGGCGATGCTGGAGCTCCTGGGCGGCTGA
- the asnS gene encoding asparagine--tRNA ligase yields MFPPVHVADIAKHEGQEVTLHGWLHHRASKGKLHFLKLRDGTGVIQCVVFKGNVTPEVFFEADHLPQETSITVKGLVKKDERSPLGYELDVRDLTVVARPSQEYPLGHKDHGVAFLMEQRHLWLRSQRQTVVLKVRASVVKAIRDFFDDRGFTLVDAPIFTPSACEGTSNLFEVPYFDLGKAYLTQSGQLYMEAAAMALGKVYCFGPTFRAEKSKTRRHLTEFWMVEPEVAFMDLEGDMELMEQFVSSVVGAVLAKHEVELKTVLERDVEKLRNVKPPFPRITYTEAVEVLQKAGHPMRWGDDIGGDEETVIANAYDRPVMVHRYPAEMKAFYFKKDPADPKVALGCDVLAPEGYGEIIGGGQREEDLATLEAAIAHHQLPKEAFEWYLDLRRYGSVPHAGFGMGVERCVAWICGLHHVRETIPFARMMERITP; encoded by the coding sequence ATGTTCCCGCCCGTCCACGTCGCCGACATCGCGAAGCACGAAGGCCAGGAAGTCACCCTGCACGGCTGGCTCCACCACCGCGCCTCCAAGGGGAAGCTGCACTTCCTCAAGCTGCGCGACGGCACCGGCGTCATCCAGTGCGTGGTCTTCAAGGGCAACGTCACCCCGGAGGTCTTCTTCGAGGCCGACCACCTGCCCCAGGAGACCTCCATCACGGTGAAGGGGCTGGTCAAGAAGGACGAGCGCTCCCCGCTCGGCTACGAGCTCGACGTGCGCGACCTCACCGTGGTCGCCAGGCCGTCGCAGGAGTACCCGCTGGGCCACAAGGACCACGGGGTGGCCTTCCTGATGGAGCAGCGCCACCTGTGGCTGCGCTCCCAGCGCCAGACGGTGGTCCTCAAGGTGCGCGCCTCGGTGGTCAAGGCCATCCGCGACTTCTTCGACGACCGCGGCTTCACGCTGGTGGACGCCCCCATCTTCACGCCCAGCGCCTGCGAGGGCACCAGCAACCTCTTCGAGGTGCCCTACTTCGACCTCGGCAAGGCCTACCTGACCCAGTCCGGCCAGCTCTACATGGAGGCCGCGGCCATGGCGCTCGGCAAGGTCTACTGCTTCGGGCCGACCTTCCGCGCCGAGAAGTCCAAGACCCGCCGCCACCTCACCGAGTTCTGGATGGTCGAGCCGGAGGTGGCCTTCATGGACCTCGAGGGCGACATGGAGCTGATGGAGCAGTTCGTCTCCTCGGTGGTGGGCGCGGTGCTGGCCAAGCACGAGGTCGAGCTCAAGACGGTGCTGGAGCGCGACGTGGAGAAGCTCCGCAACGTCAAGCCGCCCTTCCCGCGCATCACCTACACCGAGGCGGTGGAGGTGCTGCAGAAGGCCGGCCACCCCATGCGGTGGGGCGACGACATCGGCGGCGACGAGGAGACGGTCATCGCCAACGCCTACGACCGGCCGGTCATGGTCCACCGCTACCCGGCCGAGATGAAGGCCTTCTACTTCAAGAAGGACCCCGCCGACCCCAAGGTGGCGCTGGGCTGCGACGTGCTGGCCCCCGAGGGCTACGGCGAGATCATCGGCGGCGGGCAGCGCGAGGAGGACCTGGCCACGCTGGAGGCGGCCATCGCCCACCACCAGCTGCCCAAGGAGGCCTTCGAGTGGTACCTCGACCTGCGCCGCTACGGGTCGGTGCCGCACGCCGGCTTCGGCATGGGCGTGGAGCGCTGCGTGGCCTGGATCTGCGGCCTGCACCACGTCCGCGAGACCATCCCGTTCGCCCGCATGATGGAGCGCATCACGCCGTAG
- a CDS encoding response regulator, with product MALLHALVVDDSPSMRRQLCYALGRVDGMATSEAGDGAEAWRKLASGRYDILLTDINMPVLDGLKLVGLVRQGGVHQRVPIVVITTEGAEADRRRAMALGASQYLVKPVQAPQVVEAVRALLGMG from the coding sequence TTGGCCCTCCTCCACGCCCTGGTCGTCGACGACAGCCCCTCCATGCGGCGGCAGCTCTGCTACGCGCTGGGGCGGGTGGACGGGATGGCCACCTCGGAGGCGGGCGATGGCGCCGAGGCCTGGCGCAAGCTGGCCTCGGGCCGCTACGACATCCTGCTCACCGACATCAACATGCCGGTGCTGGACGGGCTCAAGCTGGTGGGGCTGGTGCGCCAGGGGGGGGTGCACCAGCGCGTCCCCATCGTGGTCATCACCACCGAGGGGGCAGAGGCCGATCGGCGGCGGGCCATGGCGCTGGGCGCCAGCCAGTACCTGGTGAAGCCGGTGCAGGCGCCGCAGGTGGTCGAGGCGGTGCGGGCGCTGCTCGGGATGGGGTAG
- the cheB gene encoding chemotaxis-specific protein-glutamate methyltransferase CheB yields MDGLRVLLVDDSEASRGELRRVLEDEGAQVVGQARDGEQALQLALSARPDVVLLDLQMPRMDGFTFLRLLMARRPTPVIVLSSLSRKQDVFKTLELGALDFVAKPEGGGLQAVRQELLQKFGVVRALRVDNLATRLAAEHDPAAPLPPIEPPRLIVIGASTGGPGALQALLAALPGDLPVGLLVAQHMPEKFTRAFADRLARTTPFSVTEAEDGDLVAVGRVLVAPGGSHLELRRDPGPDGALRARLAAPDPVGTPGRICPSIDRLFTSAALALPRRLCGLILTGMGSDGAAGIRAVKSAGGLTLAESEASAVVYGMPQAAQAGGAVDEVLPLEALAARLIRFARDT; encoded by the coding sequence GCCCAGGTGGTGGGACAGGCCCGCGACGGCGAGCAGGCGCTGCAGCTGGCGCTGTCGGCCCGGCCGGACGTGGTGCTGCTCGACCTGCAGATGCCCCGCATGGACGGCTTCACCTTCCTGCGCCTCCTCATGGCGCGCCGGCCCACCCCGGTGATCGTCCTCTCCTCGCTGTCGCGCAAGCAGGACGTCTTCAAGACCCTGGAGCTGGGGGCGCTCGACTTCGTGGCCAAGCCGGAGGGGGGCGGCCTGCAGGCGGTGCGCCAGGAGCTGCTGCAGAAGTTCGGCGTGGTGCGGGCGCTGCGCGTCGACAACCTGGCCACCCGCCTGGCCGCCGAGCACGATCCCGCCGCGCCCCTCCCGCCCATCGAGCCGCCGCGCCTGATCGTGATCGGCGCCTCCACCGGCGGGCCCGGGGCGCTGCAGGCGCTGCTGGCGGCCCTTCCCGGCGACCTGCCGGTGGGCCTGCTGGTGGCGCAGCACATGCCGGAGAAGTTCACCCGGGCCTTCGCCGACCGGCTGGCGCGCACCACCCCGTTCTCGGTGACCGAGGCCGAGGACGGCGACCTGGTGGCGGTGGGCCGGGTGCTGGTGGCGCCGGGCGGCAGCCACCTGGAGCTGCGGCGCGACCCCGGCCCGGACGGCGCGCTGCGGGCCCGCCTGGCCGCCCCGGATCCGGTCGGCACCCCCGGGCGGATCTGTCCGTCCATCGACCGGCTCTTCACCTCGGCGGCGCTGGCCTTGCCGCGCCGGCTGTGCGGCCTGATCCTGACCGGCATGGGGAGCGACGGCGCCGCCGGCATCCGCGCCGTCAAGTCGGCCGGCGGCCTGACCCTGGCCGAGTCCGAGGCGTCGGCCGTGGTATACGGCATGCCACAGGCCGCGCAGGCCGGCGGCGCGGTCGACGAGGTGCTGCCCCTCGAGGCGCTGGCCGCCCGCCTGATCCGCTTCGCCCGCGACACCTGA